In one Cronobacter dublinensis subsp. dublinensis LMG 23823 genomic region, the following are encoded:
- the rplS gene encoding 50S ribosomal protein L19 codes for MSNIIKQIEQEQMKQDVPSFRPGDTVEVKVWVVEGSKKRLQAFEGVVIAIRNRGLHSAFTVRKISNGEGVERVFQTHSPVVDSIAVKRRGAVRKAKLYYLRERTGKSARIKERLN; via the coding sequence ATGAGCAACATTATCAAGCAAATTGAACAAGAGCAGATGAAGCAGGACGTACCTTCCTTCCGTCCGGGTGATACCGTGGAAGTGAAAGTATGGGTTGTTGAAGGTTCCAAAAAACGTCTGCAGGCATTCGAGGGCGTGGTTATCGCTATTCGTAACCGCGGTCTGCACTCTGCATTCACTGTTCGCAAAATCTCCAACGGCGAAGGCGTTGAGCGTGTCTTCCAGACTCACTCTCCGGTAGTTGACAGCATTGCTGTTAAACGTCGTGGTGCTGTACGTAAAGCTAAACTGTACTACCTGCGTGAGCGCACTGGTAAGTCTGCTCGTATCAAAGAGCGTCTTAACTAA